CTGGAACCAGTCCACAAGGGTGCGATTCAATTCCAGGATAAAATCGACCGAGGGAGGGGCAGAAAGAAACCGGGTCCGCATTCTGTACATCTTGTCCCGAAAGATTCGATGCTGTTCTTCGTGCTCTTTTTTTTCGGGGTACCGGTGTTCCGACATGAATTGCTCCTCCGTCGCAAGATGTGTCTGTACATAGCTGACAAGGTAATCCAGCATGGGCCGTAACTCTTCTCCCGCCGTTCCCGCCTTGCACGCAGCAAACAGGTCATTCAGTTTACTGAAGAAAACCCGGTGCTGTTCATCGATCATGGAAATTCCCGTTTCGTGATAGGGCCGAAAGGTAGGTGACATCAACCGCTCCTTTGCTTTCGATTTCGCAACAACTCCCATTATAATGGATTACCGTTCCCGGGCCCGGAGGTTATCTCTTATGAAGGGTGCAGTTTCACAAAAGACATCTTTCCTTTCGATTTTTTCCTGGATTTTCCTCGTTCCTCCCTTACTGCTATTCCTGGGAGCCCTTGCCTATCTGGTTCTTTTCCTGGGATTGGGAATCCGGGTTCCCTGGGCCGTAGCAATATTTTCTTTCATGCGTCACCTTCCCAG
This region of Thermoanaerobaculia bacterium genomic DNA includes:
- a CDS encoding bacteriohemerythrin, encoding MSPTFRPYHETGISMIDEQHRVFFSKLNDLFAACKAGTAGEELRPMLDYLVSYVQTHLATEEQFMSEHRYPEKKEHEEQHRIFRDKMYRMRTRFLSAPPSVDFILELNRTLVDWFQSHINDQDVKMGAFLRDKVS